GAGTGGGTTAATTGATATCCCCTGCCCCTGCAATTGCAGTGCAATACTATTTAATCCAGATTGAGGTGCAATTTTTACTTTAAAAATCTCAGGAGTGTCTATATTCCCCTCGCGCGGGACTACAGGCCATAGAAATAAAGCGCTATAGCAAATAATCAGAATTACCAATAGGCCGATAAAGTAGGTTTTAATGTCAACCCGATTAGGCTTTATCTGTTTAAAAAGAGATCTTTCCTGAATTTTTCTGCGCATCACGCTATGATAAAAGGGAGATGACACAGACTAGCCAAAACACACTAACTCAAGGGCAAATGCCCTCATCCGGCCTAAGTGCTTTGCCTGATTGGGGCTTAATTTTGGTAGAAGGTCCAGATGCCCTGACCTTTTTACAAAACCAGCTAACGAATTCCGTTGAGGGCCTTGAGCCAACCCTTTCGCCAAAGATTGCTCATGGGCACAAGTCAGTAAGGTTGATTGGATACTGTAGCCCCAAAGGAAGATTATTGGCCAGCGCATGGGTTGGCTTGTTTCCAATTCTTCAGGGTGCAGAAGATCGCTTTGCATTATTCATCTCGAAAGATATAGCAGCTAGCATTGCTAAGCGCCTGTCGATGTTTGTGTTGAGATCTAAAGTGAAGATTTCTGATGCATCTACATCATGGAATAGCTCAGCCTTTTATTCAAAAGTAAGTGAGCTTGGTAATTTTTCAATTGAAGAAAGCCAGATCGGCTTACGCTTACCTGATGTGATGTTGAACAACGAATCATATGCTCGTATCTTGGTTGCCCAAGAAGCCAGACAGCCAAGT
This genomic interval from Polynucleobacter necessarius contains the following:
- the ygfZ gene encoding CAF17-like 4Fe-4S cluster assembly/insertion protein YgfZ, which codes for MTQTSQNTLTQGQMPSSGLSALPDWGLILVEGPDALTFLQNQLTNSVEGLEPTLSPKIAHGHKSVRLIGYCSPKGRLLASAWVGLFPILQGAEDRFALFISKDIAASIAKRLSMFVLRSKVKISDASTSWNSSAFYSKVSELGNFSIEESQIGLRLPDVMLNNESYARILVAQEARQPSVSIDPAALRPINSLEVISAIPRIVAATQEEFVPQMINFESVAGVDFKKGCYPGQEIVARSQYRGVIKKRRLFLAHCLGGIEPAFVAPGVELFHSVDPAQPAGMVVLCAPSSVETNRVDFQIECKLEALETGQIHLGDVRGPVLKIDSLPYPLIEI